A region of Salinibacter sp. 10B DNA encodes the following proteins:
- a CDS encoding DEAD/DEAH box helicase: protein MNPFHVLSDVQDAYRTYVHTFQQFRNPQIEEWVGERIDEGTLLWRDPFVQLDRRFERGAELSDLVEEGHIHPDTPKCFTTEAGDRQAEPIRPYKHQSEAIRSIQTGNNTIVATGTGSGKSFAFGIPIVSECLRAREQGTTGIKAVIVYPMNALANSQYDDFARRLQGSGLKLARYTGDTFEREEEALQAFREVTGREQPFDSEVISRQQIKESPPDILMTNYVMLELLLTRFEDRVLFPSEDEGILQYLVLDEVHTYTGNRGSDVACLIRRLKQHTGTTGELRCIATSATVQSGEEEDPKKLISDFATKLFGETFDRDHVIGETHLPTYGQGDGDLAPSIEVTDEMIEGFDGDEGQVTTIAEALLGRELGPDEKKGEALGEALSRQATLYFLEEKLGEGTRSLPDIVEEYQEAYRPGASRQDALRELTAALLVGSAPMVRRNGTDELDSRLIPKLHAFFSQGRGITTCLTREGPHLNDRGERVCPTCKEQHGRERIALPLNFCRACGQEYYGVSVLEDGTVLPRDLGSEEGEGAPAYIYPEHHDFQATPIPDNWLTKAGNVKSKYSDAVPENTTYCPKCNQLGAGCEHPQIDVAVIQVPFLLCSECSIVHTRRPREFNKLFTFGTVGRSTATDVLVSNKLTSAPKDERKVIAFSDNRQDTALQAAHFNNLQRRLHFRRAVYRALQDARRPQRLGDMGLKIFDAMEEANALPPYQQETGRFRSSRGGEEKYQQYLEFALLQDLERTSRRIHQNLEDTGLLEVTYDGLNQLAAASDIWRDVPLLQEVSEDIRYDYLRGFLDIMRKRLAIRHSDLLRFQRFKREVLAELNEEVFIEDIDWLNPTGFSDEANTDAYRADVRRFVHPSTTVVAWTRRALNVDYGQSEEIIPAVVDTLASGDVRFLEREHIQYAGDLYMLPADLLQLSVTGESTHQVCPECGTVHHFRSLEVCTEKSCDQIETGVDLSENYFRREYKRDLEDVVRVQAAEHSGQVPGQERRQTEENFRDPDDDLNVIVCTPTMELGIDIGDLSTVYMRNVPPSPSNYAQRAGRAGRKGQPSLITVFCGAGSYRGPHDQYFYRNPEKIIAGEISPPRFLLDNERLIKTHIHSLVLEALAHKAEVKLPPRPAQILDIDTEGYPMFEDLQREFEEAVSTYRGEIEEAVQTAFSREMERFDWLTESFIRDTIQQFPLALDRTFESWREEYSDLVQELREINRIIEREGGDYSQRMRYGVIGDRLDSMRSGEGEFYTYRYLGSQGFLPNYAFPRDSVSTTFYDKDDKLSRDPVLALREYAPGNFIYYSGNRYEVVYGRPQTRGDDALAFEKLLVCPECNTAYLGEDSVKRAACQYCETSLKGTHANEKALPMPDMVAQPRASITADEEERMRKGYEMEIHYQLSRAAESYAVSDGEEDAFTLTYEHNGQVINVNRGPRQAEEDDEAMGFGYCRACNRWLVSENALDNHVGGDDEDGKCPQNARADELLRGIHLFTETQNDVITIDCPLPEGVDDVEGFYKTLRYTLEQAISVTMELDESELSGFINEIPEDPDRRRIVIYETAEGGIGAVQSLTEAPRLRAVLQSAREVLHEGEEGCEKACYECLCTFYNQRDHDVLDRTLVLPFLQELGDLEIEGRQSGSPDRLVALLEQCQSDFERQVLREISSRDLRLPDAAQKTIYDGDEPIAEADFYYEPKIPVFVDGSPHYKDYIEAADRQKRMRLKRLNYRVTVISDSGDLDSLRAKL from the coding sequence ATGAATCCCTTCCACGTCCTCTCCGACGTTCAGGACGCCTATCGGACATATGTCCACACCTTCCAGCAATTCCGAAATCCCCAGATCGAGGAATGGGTCGGCGAGCGGATCGACGAGGGGACGCTTCTGTGGAGGGACCCGTTCGTTCAGCTCGACCGCCGCTTCGAGCGCGGTGCTGAGCTCAGCGATCTCGTGGAGGAGGGACATATCCACCCGGACACGCCGAAGTGCTTCACAACCGAAGCCGGCGATCGGCAGGCCGAGCCGATCCGGCCGTACAAGCACCAATCGGAGGCCATTCGCTCGATCCAGACCGGCAACAACACGATTGTTGCCACCGGCACTGGGTCAGGCAAGTCCTTCGCCTTCGGCATCCCAATCGTGAGCGAGTGCCTCCGGGCCCGCGAGCAAGGGACGACGGGCATCAAGGCGGTCATCGTGTACCCGATGAATGCCCTGGCCAACTCCCAGTATGACGACTTTGCCCGCCGTCTGCAGGGCTCTGGCCTCAAACTGGCCCGCTACACAGGCGACACCTTCGAACGCGAGGAGGAGGCCCTACAGGCCTTCCGAGAAGTGACCGGCCGCGAGCAGCCCTTCGACAGCGAGGTCATCAGCCGGCAGCAGATCAAGGAGTCGCCGCCGGACATCCTCATGACGAACTACGTCATGCTGGAGCTCCTCCTCACCCGGTTCGAGGACCGGGTTCTCTTCCCTTCCGAAGACGAGGGGATTCTCCAGTATCTCGTTCTCGACGAGGTCCACACGTACACCGGCAACCGCGGCTCGGACGTGGCCTGCCTAATTCGCCGCCTCAAGCAGCATACTGGCACGACTGGCGAGCTCCGCTGCATTGCCACGAGCGCTACGGTGCAGAGCGGGGAAGAGGAGGACCCGAAGAAGCTCATCTCGGACTTTGCGACGAAGCTCTTCGGCGAGACGTTCGACCGAGACCACGTGATCGGGGAGACCCACCTCCCGACCTACGGGCAAGGCGATGGAGACCTGGCCCCGAGCATCGAGGTCACCGACGAGATGATTGAGGGGTTTGACGGAGACGAGGGGCAGGTGACCACCATTGCCGAGGCGCTCTTAGGCCGCGAGTTGGGGCCTGACGAGAAGAAGGGAGAGGCGCTTGGGGAGGCGCTCAGCCGACAGGCCACGCTCTACTTTTTGGAGGAGAAGCTTGGAGAGGGGACCCGAAGCCTTCCTGATATTGTGGAGGAGTACCAGGAGGCCTATCGGCCGGGGGCCAGCCGGCAGGACGCACTGCGCGAGCTCACGGCGGCGCTCCTGGTTGGGAGTGCCCCAATGGTCCGGCGGAACGGGACCGACGAGCTGGACTCCCGGCTCATCCCCAAGCTGCACGCGTTCTTCTCGCAGGGCCGCGGCATCACGACCTGTCTCACGCGAGAAGGACCACATCTGAACGATCGCGGCGAGCGGGTCTGCCCGACCTGCAAGGAGCAGCACGGTCGCGAACGGATTGCGCTCCCACTGAACTTTTGCCGGGCGTGTGGGCAGGAGTACTACGGCGTCTCCGTGCTGGAAGACGGCACGGTCCTCCCTCGGGATCTCGGAAGCGAGGAAGGCGAGGGCGCCCCGGCCTACATCTACCCGGAGCACCATGACTTTCAGGCCACCCCTATTCCGGATAACTGGCTCACGAAGGCCGGAAACGTCAAGAGCAAGTACAGCGACGCCGTTCCGGAAAACACCACCTACTGCCCGAAATGCAATCAGCTCGGCGCCGGATGCGAGCATCCCCAAATCGACGTGGCAGTCATTCAGGTGCCATTCCTGCTTTGCTCGGAATGCAGCATCGTCCACACCCGTCGTCCACGCGAGTTCAATAAGCTGTTTACGTTTGGCACGGTCGGGCGCTCGACGGCGACAGACGTCCTGGTGTCTAACAAACTCACCTCCGCGCCGAAGGACGAGCGGAAGGTGATTGCCTTCTCGGACAATCGGCAGGACACGGCGTTGCAGGCCGCCCACTTCAACAACCTGCAACGTAGACTCCATTTCCGGCGGGCCGTCTACCGAGCACTCCAAGACGCCCGGCGGCCGCAGAGACTCGGAGACATGGGCCTCAAGATTTTCGACGCGATGGAGGAGGCAAACGCACTCCCGCCATATCAGCAGGAAACAGGACGTTTTCGGTCAAGCCGAGGGGGAGAAGAAAAGTATCAGCAGTACTTGGAGTTTGCCCTCCTTCAGGACCTGGAGCGAACGAGCCGACGCATCCACCAGAACCTCGAAGACACGGGACTCCTGGAGGTCACGTACGACGGCCTCAATCAATTGGCTGCAGCCTCCGACATCTGGCGGGACGTACCCCTCCTCCAGGAGGTGAGCGAAGACATCCGGTACGATTACCTCCGGGGCTTTCTCGACATCATGCGGAAGCGGCTCGCGATTCGCCATTCCGATCTTCTGCGCTTCCAGCGATTCAAGCGAGAAGTCCTCGCTGAATTGAACGAGGAGGTCTTTATCGAGGACATCGACTGGTTGAATCCGACAGGGTTCAGCGACGAGGCCAACACGGACGCATATCGGGCCGATGTCCGACGTTTTGTGCATCCCTCCACGACAGTGGTGGCCTGGACGAGGCGTGCTCTGAACGTCGACTACGGCCAGTCAGAGGAGATCATCCCGGCCGTCGTCGACACGCTTGCCAGCGGGGACGTGCGATTTCTGGAACGGGAGCACATCCAGTATGCCGGCGACCTCTACATGCTTCCGGCGGATCTCCTCCAGCTTTCCGTCACCGGAGAATCGACCCATCAAGTCTGTCCAGAGTGCGGAACGGTCCACCACTTTCGCTCCCTGGAGGTCTGCACCGAGAAAAGCTGCGATCAGATTGAGACCGGCGTCGACCTCTCGGAGAACTATTTCCGCCGGGAGTACAAGCGAGACCTGGAGGATGTCGTTCGGGTACAGGCCGCCGAGCACAGCGGACAGGTGCCGGGGCAGGAGCGGCGCCAGACCGAGGAGAACTTCCGCGATCCGGATGACGATCTGAACGTAATCGTCTGCACGCCGACGATGGAGCTGGGGATCGACATCGGGGACCTCTCGACCGTCTACATGCGCAATGTACCGCCCAGTCCCTCGAACTACGCACAGCGTGCGGGCCGGGCCGGTCGGAAAGGGCAACCGTCGCTCATTACTGTATTCTGCGGGGCAGGCAGCTACCGCGGTCCCCACGACCAGTACTTCTATCGCAATCCGGAGAAGATTATCGCCGGAGAGATTAGCCCGCCGCGTTTCCTGCTTGACAACGAGCGACTCATCAAGACGCACATCCACTCCCTCGTGCTGGAGGCGCTGGCCCATAAGGCCGAAGTGAAGCTCCCCCCGAGGCCCGCCCAGATTCTGGACATCGACACGGAGGGGTATCCGATGTTCGAGGACCTACAGCGGGAATTTGAGGAGGCCGTGTCCACGTACCGCGGGGAGATCGAGGAAGCTGTCCAGACCGCGTTCAGTCGAGAGATGGAGCGGTTCGACTGGCTGACGGAGTCGTTTATCCGGGATACGATTCAGCAATTCCCCCTTGCACTGGATCGGACGTTTGAGAGCTGGCGGGAAGAGTACAGCGACCTCGTTCAGGAGCTTCGGGAGATCAACCGGATCATCGAGCGGGAGGGAGGAGACTATTCCCAGCGCATGCGATACGGCGTCATTGGGGATCGACTCGACTCCATGCGCAGCGGAGAAGGAGAGTTTTACACCTACCGGTACCTGGGCAGTCAGGGCTTTCTTCCGAACTACGCGTTCCCCCGTGATTCGGTCTCGACGACGTTCTACGACAAGGACGACAAGCTCAGCCGCGACCCCGTTCTTGCCCTTCGCGAGTACGCACCCGGCAACTTCATCTACTACAGCGGGAATCGATACGAGGTCGTGTACGGCCGGCCGCAAACGAGAGGCGATGATGCTCTCGCATTCGAGAAGCTTCTCGTCTGCCCAGAGTGCAACACCGCTTATCTCGGGGAGGACAGCGTGAAACGAGCCGCGTGCCAATACTGCGAGACGTCCCTGAAGGGGACCCACGCCAACGAGAAGGCCCTGCCGATGCCCGACATGGTGGCGCAGCCCCGGGCGTCCATCACGGCCGACGAGGAGGAGCGGATGCGGAAGGGCTACGAGATGGAGATCCATTACCAGCTCAGCCGGGCCGCCGAATCGTATGCCGTAAGCGACGGTGAGGAAGATGCGTTCACGCTGACGTACGAGCACAACGGACAAGTCATCAACGTGAATCGTGGCCCGCGGCAGGCCGAAGAGGACGACGAGGCGATGGGGTTTGGCTACTGCCGGGCCTGCAATCGGTGGCTCGTAAGCGAGAACGCCCTCGACAACCACGTCGGCGGGGACGACGAGGACGGAAAGTGTCCACAGAATGCGCGAGCCGATGAGCTTCTACGGGGCATCCACCTCTTCACGGAGACGCAGAACGATGTCATCACGATCGACTGCCCCCTTCCCGAGGGCGTCGACGATGTCGAAGGCTTCTACAAGACGCTTCGGTACACGCTGGAGCAGGCCATCTCTGTGACGATGGAGCTCGACGAGAGTGAGCTCAGCGGCTTCATCAACGAAATTCCGGAGGACCCGGATCGTCGGCGGATCGTGATTTACGAAACGGCGGAAGGAGGAATCGGGGCCGTACAATCGCTCACCGAGGCGCCTCGACTGCGGGCGGTGCTCCAGAGCGCTCGTGAGGTCCTGCACGAAGGGGAAGAGGGTTGCGAGAAGGCCTGCTACGAATGCCTCTGCACGTTCTACAACCAGCGGGACCACGATGTCCTCGACCGCACGCTCGTCCTCCCATTCCTTCAGGAGCTCGGCGACTTGGAGATCGAAGGTCGGCAGTCAGGATCGCCGGACCGGTTGGTGGCTCTCCTGGAGCAGTGCCAGTCCGACTTCGAGCGGCAGGTTCTGCGCGAGATCAGCAGCCGAGATCTTCGACTCCCGGACGCCGCACAGAAGACAATCTACGACGGGGACGAGCCCATTGCGGAGGCCGACTTCTACTACGAGCCGAAGATTCCGGTCTTCGTGGACGGGTCGCCTCACTACAAAGACTACATCGAGGCGGCCGATCGGCAGAAGCGAATGCGCCTCAAGCGGCTGAACTATCGCGTAACCGTGATCAGCGATTCGGGAGACCTGGACAGCCTGCGTGCAAAACTGTGA
- a CDS encoding DUF3987 domain-containing protein, translating to MNSPSPSQNGNPSDHEFLANASEEIRKLRDELERARSECADWKARAEELQSQLAEEPAGTADEQRPADTAPLPDVFDDLPAFLPKAGATFEQRRERDVFLTAALPVLAACMPNVRGNYGHIPEPLSPDLFASIVAGAAGGKGAVKWSRRLGAKTDERIRAQSEKAREKWKERKEEHESASEGDDGSDPFSEPKPPKRSLLLPANSSAATFHRGLKDRDERALVVETEIDTLTNALGQEWGKFDDTLRKAYHHEPVSYRRKNEGSVELESPQLSVVLSGTPGQYAELMGTTENGLYSRFAVYYFEDVPMWKSQRPSKSALDARDRFEEVYAEAVSDIHRVLNNRTEPLQFRLSTAQWKLHGKAFRELLHKAVSEGRSHLADVYKRAGLIAFRIAMVLTVLRAHDNGVPLQRADELEAESNDVNTAIDLAARYASHAAAFAEDHLDGEVPPDASGRRIAVMLEGVDDRFSSGEAYTAAGENGIQVTDKTLRKDLERAERQGLIQRLTDNGRWEKVGTDAVSDSSDSSDPTKKP from the coding sequence ATGAATAGTCCATCACCCTCTCAGAACGGGAATCCATCTGATCACGAGTTTCTCGCGAACGCCTCCGAGGAGATTCGGAAACTTAGGGACGAGCTCGAACGAGCCAGATCCGAATGTGCGGACTGGAAAGCTCGCGCCGAGGAGCTGCAATCACAGCTTGCTGAAGAACCAGCAGGAACGGCCGACGAGCAGCGTCCCGCAGATACTGCGCCCCTTCCTGACGTTTTCGATGACCTGCCTGCGTTCCTTCCCAAAGCGGGAGCAACGTTCGAGCAGCGTCGCGAACGCGACGTTTTCCTGACGGCGGCGCTCCCGGTACTGGCCGCCTGCATGCCTAACGTCCGCGGTAACTACGGACACATTCCAGAGCCCCTCTCTCCAGACTTATTCGCGTCGATCGTAGCGGGCGCCGCCGGAGGAAAAGGGGCTGTCAAGTGGTCGAGGCGTCTGGGGGCGAAAACGGACGAGCGGATCAGAGCGCAGAGCGAGAAGGCACGGGAGAAATGGAAGGAGCGGAAGGAGGAGCATGAGTCTGCCTCCGAAGGAGATGATGGAAGCGACCCCTTCAGTGAGCCGAAACCTCCGAAAAGGAGTCTGCTTCTTCCAGCCAACTCCAGTGCTGCGACGTTCCACCGAGGACTGAAGGACCGAGATGAGCGAGCACTGGTGGTAGAGACCGAAATTGACACGCTCACGAATGCACTGGGACAGGAGTGGGGAAAGTTTGACGATACCCTGCGGAAGGCCTATCACCACGAACCGGTTTCGTACCGGCGGAAGAACGAGGGGAGTGTAGAACTGGAGAGCCCTCAACTTTCGGTGGTGTTATCAGGCACGCCTGGGCAGTACGCTGAGCTCATGGGCACGACCGAGAACGGCCTCTACAGCCGCTTCGCGGTGTACTACTTCGAAGACGTGCCAATGTGGAAGTCTCAACGGCCGTCGAAGAGTGCCCTTGACGCTCGTGACCGATTCGAGGAGGTTTACGCCGAGGCCGTATCGGACATACATAGAGTTCTGAATAATCGCACAGAGCCGCTTCAATTCCGACTTTCAACCGCGCAGTGGAAGCTACACGGGAAGGCCTTCCGGGAGCTCTTACACAAGGCTGTTTCTGAAGGACGGAGTCACCTGGCCGATGTATACAAGCGTGCGGGTCTGATCGCTTTTCGTATCGCGATGGTGCTCACTGTCCTTCGGGCTCACGACAATGGCGTGCCACTGCAGCGAGCCGACGAGTTGGAGGCAGAGTCGAATGATGTGAATACGGCCATAGACCTTGCAGCGCGGTACGCGTCGCACGCGGCCGCTTTTGCAGAGGACCACCTGGACGGCGAGGTACCACCCGATGCCTCTGGCCGCCGAATAGCGGTGATGCTGGAGGGCGTGGACGACCGATTCTCAAGCGGCGAGGCCTACACCGCCGCCGGAGAGAACGGGATTCAGGTCACGGATAAGACGTTGCGAAAGGACCTGGAGCGGGCCGAGCGCCAGGGGCTCATCCAGCGACTCACCGATAACGGCCGATGGGAAAAGGTGGGGACAGACGCCGTTTCGGATTCCTCCGATAGTTCGGATCCAACCAAGAAACCGTGA
- a CDS encoding macro domain-containing protein, translating to MVNILIGNIFESDAQTLTNTVNCVGVMGKGIAEQFKKRFPEMYEDYVERCENGDVQRGRPYLYRRDEEPWVLNFPTKGHWRAVSNLSDIRRGMEHVLDKYKEWGIESLAVPPLGCGNGQLDWRVVGPTLYRYLSEMNIPVELYAPFETPDEQLDHAFLERQEITSDDIQSIRSKEEIDAGTFALAAMVAKIERQRYRHPVGRTRFQKLAYFATEAGIPTGLEFRKGSYGPYADDLKKVFGRLQNNEVLTERRQGQMLRKKPGPAFNDALELFRDQLGDWSDELNRVTDLFLRMDTQESEVAATVHFAATRLVEDDHPSEMDVLEAVQSWKQDRSFDEEEIASTIRNLNMLGWIDAEFSPELMDDELFGTEDDEEPQPKVSG from the coding sequence ATGGTTAACATTCTCATTGGCAACATTTTCGAGTCCGACGCGCAGACGCTCACCAATACGGTGAACTGTGTTGGCGTGATGGGGAAAGGCATTGCCGAGCAGTTCAAGAAGCGGTTTCCCGAAATGTACGAAGATTACGTCGAGCGCTGCGAGAACGGAGACGTACAGCGAGGGCGTCCCTATCTCTACCGGCGAGATGAGGAGCCCTGGGTTCTCAATTTTCCGACGAAAGGGCACTGGCGGGCCGTCTCCAACCTGTCCGACATTCGTCGCGGCATGGAGCACGTCCTCGACAAATACAAGGAATGGGGGATCGAGTCGCTTGCCGTGCCTCCACTCGGCTGCGGAAATGGACAGCTCGACTGGCGTGTGGTAGGGCCTACCCTCTATCGATACTTGAGCGAGATGAACATTCCGGTTGAGCTATACGCTCCGTTCGAGACACCGGATGAACAGCTGGACCATGCATTTCTGGAGCGACAGGAAATCACTTCTGATGACATTCAGTCGATTCGATCGAAAGAGGAAATCGACGCTGGCACGTTCGCTCTCGCGGCGATGGTCGCCAAGATCGAACGACAGCGCTACCGTCATCCGGTCGGTCGCACGCGCTTTCAGAAGCTCGCATACTTTGCAACAGAGGCCGGTATTCCGACGGGTCTGGAGTTTCGAAAAGGATCGTACGGCCCGTACGCGGACGATCTAAAAAAGGTATTTGGCCGTCTCCAGAACAACGAGGTGCTCACTGAACGGAGGCAGGGACAGATGCTGCGAAAGAAGCCGGGACCGGCGTTCAATGACGCCCTTGAGCTTTTCCGAGATCAGCTTGGAGATTGGTCCGACGAATTGAATCGGGTGACGGACCTCTTTCTGCGGATGGACACGCAAGAGTCGGAGGTGGCCGCTACCGTACATTTCGCGGCCACTCGTCTTGTGGAGGACGATCACCCTTCGGAGATGGATGTTTTGGAGGCCGTGCAGTCGTGGAAGCAGGACCGGTCGTTCGACGAAGAGGAAATTGCCTCAACCATTCGGAATCTGAACATGCTCGGATGGATTGATGCGGAGTTCAGTCCAGAGCTCATGGACGATGAGTTGTTTGGGACCGAGGATGATGAGGAGCCCCAGCCCAAAGTGAGCGGTTGA
- a CDS encoding DUF4433 domain-containing protein → MTYDDLPGLHYITPIENLPSILEHGILSHARVEEIDHESVADSEVQERRAEKRVPEGRPLHEYVNLYFHARNPMMYKRRGQHEDLCVLSVHKRILKQEGVVIADRNASSKYVRFGRGADDLEILDDQWVYARDWTHPSRIAYMEHRSVKCAEVLIPDHVAPTHMRRIFVSCEESKERVKGIVEDLEVKVHSDLFFQQGHG, encoded by the coding sequence GTGACGTACGACGACCTACCCGGACTTCATTACATCACGCCGATCGAAAATCTTCCGTCAATCCTCGAGCACGGGATTTTGTCTCATGCTCGTGTGGAGGAGATCGACCACGAATCAGTTGCGGATTCGGAGGTTCAGGAGCGCCGTGCCGAAAAACGAGTACCGGAGGGGCGGCCCCTTCATGAGTACGTGAATCTCTACTTCCACGCCCGGAATCCGATGATGTACAAGCGAAGGGGGCAGCACGAAGATCTGTGTGTATTGAGCGTACACAAAAGGATATTGAAGCAGGAGGGAGTCGTAATCGCAGACCGCAATGCGTCAAGTAAATACGTCCGATTTGGTCGGGGCGCTGACGATCTTGAGATCTTGGATGATCAGTGGGTCTACGCACGGGACTGGACACACCCGAGTCGAATCGCTTATATGGAACATAGGTCGGTCAAGTGTGCTGAAGTCCTCATTCCTGATCATGTGGCTCCGACACATATGAGACGTATATTCGTATCATGTGAAGAAAGCAAAGAGAGAGTGAAGGGGATTGTCGAGGACCTGGAGGTGAAAGTTCATTCCGATCTCTTTTTCCAGCAGGGCCATGGTTAA
- a CDS encoding CBS domain-containing protein, which translates to MEDRQFYQSISDVLPDDQQVQTVSPDTPVADAVEIMREENYSQLPVVDDERVMGIFSYRSFTEGILDLLEQNPSEDELTVGALMNQPPFRSVERDPEEVFEDLDRHDAVLVESRTNLTGILTAMDVLHHLHSVAQPFVLIAEIERHAREVIDSCVDEDELEECAVRALHESPYQDEEDVPVELTEMSMGDLVGIVRHGDNWNTHFGDAFSASGNDLQRGIVETRLDDIRELRNTVFHLKRSLDEDEIDTLRETRTWIRERRESVQANANVQTQEDEG; encoded by the coding sequence ATGGAGGATCGTCAATTTTATCAGTCGATCAGCGACGTACTGCCCGATGATCAGCAGGTTCAGACTGTTTCTCCAGACACACCTGTTGCTGATGCCGTTGAGATCATGAGGGAGGAAAATTACTCCCAATTGCCGGTGGTGGACGATGAGCGCGTAATGGGAATCTTTTCGTATCGCTCCTTCACTGAAGGTATCCTTGACCTCCTGGAGCAAAACCCTTCTGAGGACGAGCTTACGGTTGGGGCGTTAATGAACCAACCTCCATTTCGCTCGGTCGAGCGAGATCCCGAAGAGGTGTTCGAGGATTTGGACCGGCATGATGCCGTTCTCGTTGAGTCTCGAACCAATCTCACTGGAATCCTTACGGCGATGGACGTACTCCATCACCTGCATTCGGTCGCTCAGCCGTTTGTTCTGATAGCAGAAATCGAGCGACACGCTCGCGAAGTTATCGACTCGTGTGTGGATGAAGATGAACTCGAAGAGTGTGCGGTGCGAGCCCTTCACGAAAGTCCGTATCAGGATGAGGAAGATGTGCCCGTAGAACTCACCGAAATGTCGATGGGAGATCTTGTCGGGATAGTTCGACACGGCGATAATTGGAATACCCACTTTGGCGACGCGTTTTCGGCTTCAGGAAATGATCTCCAGCGAGGGATCGTAGAGACGCGCCTTGATGACATTCGGGAACTACGAAACACTGTTTTTCACTTGAAACGCTCTCTCGACGAAGACGAGATCGACACGCTTCGCGAAACCCGGACTTGGATTCGGGAACGGCGAGAATCGGTCCAAGCCAATGCCAATGTACAGACGCAAGAGGACGAAGGATGA
- a CDS encoding helicase-related protein, with amino-acid sequence MFCAAPSSAKAGHFVERLRRWDFEEKVHLASPSWYRRQKSKSADSADIWGGGTTYVFDSSLLQRPSAEESLQDVSWDLGVVDDLDLVVREKLQNDEPSLRFALERLLITDKCDRFLALSREVHQPFSKPLTVFKQDHAVVEAQGVDFERSVLEYERTEREQAFHTELDRIGEYLSPDARQSAGLIRRTFEAQISSLYSVDQWLYALKRLVDASEFAHSTNPFGGRTEDSEFWEGIENLDSLWMQVEEARKWINGLLDLMAEVETDAKLECLKHFLDDSAPSHVTCMTFDIHTLKYLKVSLEETNVSVYRLHDKLSIDEREELVGDFQEHGGVLLVSDDVLPDLGLIEANAVVHFDLPMQTGSMQQRKAAVLPDEGDTLSTYVLRDRAETVDGENTLLGQYGFGEE; translated from the coding sequence ATGTTCTGCGCTGCTCCTTCATCAGCTAAGGCCGGACACTTTGTTGAACGCCTCCGCCGCTGGGATTTCGAGGAGAAGGTACACTTAGCCTCTCCCTCTTGGTACCGTCGTCAAAAGTCGAAATCTGCTGACAGTGCTGATATCTGGGGTGGAGGGACAACATACGTGTTCGATTCGTCACTCCTGCAGCGACCCTCGGCGGAGGAGTCCCTCCAAGACGTTTCTTGGGATCTCGGCGTGGTAGATGATTTGGATCTGGTCGTGAGGGAGAAACTCCAGAACGATGAGCCCTCCCTTCGCTTTGCTCTGGAACGTCTTCTGATAACAGACAAGTGTGATCGGTTCCTTGCTCTCAGTCGAGAGGTCCATCAACCGTTCTCAAAACCTCTAACCGTCTTCAAGCAGGACCATGCTGTTGTGGAGGCACAGGGTGTTGATTTCGAGCGCTCTGTTCTTGAGTACGAGCGGACGGAGAGGGAGCAAGCTTTCCATACCGAGTTAGATCGAATTGGTGAATACCTATCTCCGGACGCGAGGCAGTCAGCAGGTTTGATCCGACGAACGTTTGAAGCTCAGATTTCAAGTTTATATTCCGTTGATCAGTGGCTCTACGCTCTGAAGCGACTCGTCGATGCAAGTGAATTTGCTCACTCGACGAACCCTTTTGGGGGACGCACAGAAGATTCCGAGTTCTGGGAGGGAATCGAAAACCTCGATTCACTATGGATGCAGGTCGAAGAGGCCAGGAAATGGATTAACGGCCTTCTTGATCTGATGGCTGAAGTTGAGACGGATGCAAAGTTGGAGTGCTTGAAGCACTTTCTGGATGACAGCGCGCCATCACACGTCACGTGCATGACATTCGATATACATACGCTGAAGTATCTCAAGGTGAGTTTGGAAGAGACGAACGTTTCCGTCTACCGCCTCCACGATAAACTTAGCATAGATGAGCGCGAAGAACTCGTGGGTGACTTCCAGGAGCACGGCGGTGTGCTTCTTGTCTCCGATGACGTTCTCCCAGATCTCGGGCTAATAGAGGCCAATGCTGTAGTCCACTTTGACCTTCCTATGCAGACCGGGTCAATGCAGCAGCGCAAGGCGGCAGTACTTCCAGATGAGGGCGATACACTTTCAACGTATGTTCTCCGCGACAGGGCAGAGACAGTGGATGGCGAAAACACCCTCTTGGGGCAGTACGGCTTCGGTGAGGAGTGA